Proteins encoded within one genomic window of Synechococcus sp. PCC 7335:
- a CDS encoding GAF domain-containing protein: MTPPVQQNNQAFLQTIEERHLMLEESGRILTATVAAANVMLTQDDFDIAVNMALPIVGKGLNVDRVILKEHFDPTSERPAGYFRFVYEWASEDVPLQTEDPAGIEISDQGMEFVLESLKNNKIFGGSVERLPEPLRSVQMKLGVKSTYAVPIWVDSEFWGVIALDDCHRTTQRSEAELEALITLSNCIGSAIARDRTRTEKETIALARAAELEAYNQDLRDRDALLNCVNLAVQRLVATDDLSMALPAVLEILGIGTRQCRSYILQNIWDEEAHCSNFELLLEWDAPHIPDKRKTGGQFPVPIDSFPDRLTAPLKAGKSTQFLARDLDGVLPADRMSGQARSLVGVPIMISGEWWGLLGLDDCIAERIWSEAEITVLETAATAIGNAIARDRARQAKAAAERLALIERERAARAEELEIANAVLTKRDRWLETTAAAANQLLSATDVAASVQAALATIGENLECDRVSVMQHRVETDAPANSLGFLRVLYEWQAEDTGTEADGQGDNRANHQANRFKRYNISSVGIEDWFRQLLNGRWMGGIVDEIEEPFRSFQQSRGVKSIYAMPVFIEERLWGIVSIEHCHEAKQLSAAEIAVFQTAATCVSSAIYQANVRRDRAAQERSRLLSSVAEAANLLLKSGDYTQVLFDVVQLLGKAVMCDRCSVTRTLAQHIGDEQGFLKLKFLQEWHRPGITSSPPAFFEEVMMPLAGDLLAFRRQLMQGEAASFVSPNSGRDYQQNILEGHSIASMVVVPIMVQEEYWGEISFANCSEPRVYNKAEAAILQVAAESVAAAISRQAQDEALRRAETTVLEERECAARNRAAELVKLNETIARSLSTLTATPELDDFLGQLLDQMSEQIGACKAYLFLYDKDTDTLNQYVTAQAGEIHRGVAPGDPEMFRHPIPSDRSEVWKMIVNSSKPFTLDRKQPAQAELCWPDTLPWHEAEGHLGATCACMKVGNKPIGFITFAFRHLPTLTDEQLEFIQALTNQATLAIHLTRLAKRSQTAALSAALTDERNRLAREIHDTLAQSFTGISLQLEAAKGLIHAASTSKILNDIPDKFELSLTSKTEVLDATAGLSEAEVYLNRAGKLARQGLLEARRSVRALRAQALETDTLPKALKTAIQEMTLDSAMQAEFTLIGTPYDLPEDIQTNILRIGQEALTNALRHAQAQHFSLTLQFEPHRIQLRIADDGQGCEIEPFSNLESFGLIGMRERVLYFDGEFTFDSAPGKGTVINIVIPVHRAGT; encoded by the coding sequence ATGACCCCTCCTGTTCAGCAGAACAATCAAGCGTTTCTACAAACCATAGAGGAACGCCATTTGATGCTGGAGGAAAGCGGTCGCATTTTGACGGCGACGGTAGCGGCGGCAAATGTGATGCTTACTCAAGATGACTTTGATATCGCTGTGAATATGGCCTTGCCGATTGTTGGTAAGGGATTGAATGTTGATCGTGTGATACTCAAAGAGCATTTCGATCCAACTTCTGAGCGACCGGCAGGCTATTTTCGCTTTGTCTATGAGTGGGCCTCTGAAGATGTGCCTTTGCAAACTGAAGATCCAGCAGGAATAGAAATAAGCGATCAAGGCATGGAGTTTGTGCTTGAGTCGCTTAAAAACAACAAAATCTTTGGTGGTAGTGTCGAACGTCTTCCAGAACCTTTGCGTAGCGTTCAGATGAAGCTAGGAGTAAAGTCTACTTATGCTGTGCCTATTTGGGTAGATAGTGAGTTCTGGGGCGTGATTGCGCTCGATGATTGCCACCGTACTACCCAACGTAGCGAAGCTGAGTTAGAAGCATTGATTACTCTGTCGAACTGTATCGGCAGTGCTATTGCGCGTGATCGAACCCGCACTGAAAAGGAAACGATCGCCCTTGCTAGGGCAGCCGAGTTAGAAGCCTATAACCAGGATTTAAGAGATCGTGACGCCCTACTTAATTGTGTAAACCTAGCGGTGCAGCGACTAGTGGCTACTGACGATCTTAGCATGGCGCTACCTGCGGTTTTAGAAATCTTGGGGATAGGTACTCGGCAGTGCCGTTCCTACATTTTGCAAAATATTTGGGATGAAGAGGCTCACTGCTCTAATTTTGAACTGTTATTAGAGTGGGATGCGCCCCATATTCCTGATAAGCGCAAAACAGGAGGGCAATTTCCAGTCCCGATTGATAGTTTTCCTGATCGACTAACCGCACCGCTAAAGGCTGGTAAATCGACGCAGTTCTTAGCTCGTGATCTAGACGGTGTTTTGCCCGCAGACCGGATGAGCGGTCAGGCACGATCGCTCGTAGGGGTGCCGATTATGATCTCTGGGGAATGGTGGGGACTATTGGGTCTAGACGACTGCATCGCAGAGCGGATCTGGAGCGAGGCAGAGATAACGGTATTAGAGACCGCCGCAACGGCGATTGGCAATGCGATCGCTCGTGACCGGGCGCGCCAGGCAAAGGCAGCAGCAGAACGGTTAGCCTTGATCGAACGTGAGCGAGCTGCGCGAGCTGAGGAACTAGAGATAGCAAACGCGGTGTTGACTAAGCGTGATCGCTGGCTAGAGACTACTGCGGCCGCTGCCAATCAACTGCTGTCAGCCACTGATGTGGCCGCCAGCGTACAAGCGGCCCTTGCAACCATCGGCGAGAACTTAGAGTGTGATCGCGTTTCTGTCATGCAGCACCGGGTTGAAACAGATGCGCCTGCCAACAGTTTGGGCTTCTTGCGCGTCCTCTACGAATGGCAGGCGGAAGACACGGGTACTGAAGCTGATGGCCAGGGTGACAATCGGGCTAATCATCAGGCCAATCGCTTCAAACGATACAACATCTCGTCTGTTGGAATTGAGGATTGGTTTCGCCAACTGCTAAACGGACGGTGGATGGGCGGTATCGTCGATGAGATAGAAGAACCTTTTCGTAGCTTTCAGCAATCGCGAGGGGTGAAGTCCATTTATGCAATGCCAGTTTTTATAGAGGAAAGGCTTTGGGGTATTGTCAGCATTGAGCATTGTCATGAGGCAAAGCAGCTAAGCGCAGCAGAAATTGCTGTTTTTCAAACGGCAGCGACCTGTGTGAGTAGTGCTATCTACCAGGCAAACGTCAGACGGGACCGGGCCGCTCAGGAGCGATCGCGTCTGCTGAGCAGTGTGGCCGAGGCGGCAAATTTACTGTTGAAATCTGGTGACTATACTCAGGTGCTTTTTGACGTGGTGCAGCTGCTTGGTAAGGCAGTAATGTGCGATCGCTGCTCAGTCACTCGCACCCTAGCGCAGCACATCGGTGATGAACAGGGATTCCTCAAACTGAAGTTTCTACAAGAGTGGCATAGACCCGGCATTACTAGTTCACCGCCGGCATTCTTTGAAGAGGTAATGATGCCGTTAGCAGGTGATCTGTTGGCATTTCGCCGTCAGCTGATGCAAGGAGAGGCGGCAAGCTTTGTTAGTCCGAATTCAGGAAGAGACTACCAGCAAAACATTCTAGAGGGGCATAGCATAGCTTCTATGGTGGTTGTACCAATCATGGTGCAAGAAGAGTACTGGGGGGAGATTAGCTTTGCTAACTGCAGCGAGCCAAGAGTGTATAACAAAGCCGAAGCTGCTATCTTACAGGTCGCTGCTGAGAGTGTTGCCGCTGCGATCTCTAGACAGGCGCAAGATGAGGCGCTGCGGCGAGCGGAGACCACTGTGCTTGAAGAAAGAGAATGTGCAGCTAGAAACCGCGCCGCCGAACTGGTCAAACTCAACGAAACTATCGCGCGATCGCTTAGCACGCTAACGGCCACACCAGAGCTCGATGATTTTCTAGGACAGCTATTGGATCAGATGTCTGAGCAAATTGGTGCTTGCAAAGCCTATCTATTCTTGTATGACAAAGACACAGACACGCTCAATCAATATGTAACTGCTCAAGCAGGCGAGATACATCGAGGCGTAGCGCCAGGCGATCCGGAAATGTTTCGCCATCCGATTCCTTCAGATCGATCCGAAGTCTGGAAAATGATTGTGAACTCGTCCAAACCGTTTACATTAGATCGAAAGCAGCCAGCACAAGCCGAACTCTGTTGGCCGGATACTTTACCCTGGCACGAGGCCGAAGGGCACCTTGGTGCGACTTGCGCCTGCATGAAAGTCGGCAATAAGCCAATTGGGTTTATCACTTTTGCCTTTCGTCATTTACCGACACTCACCGACGAACAGCTCGAGTTCATTCAAGCACTTACTAACCAGGCTACCCTAGCTATTCACCTTACCCGTCTTGCTAAGCGTAGCCAAACCGCTGCTCTATCTGCTGCCCTTACCGATGAACGCAATCGTCTCGCCCGTGAGATCCATGACACCCTTGCTCAATCCTTTACCGGTATATCGCTTCAGCTAGAAGCTGCGAAAGGGCTTATTCATGCCGCCAGCACTTCGAAGATATTGAATGATATCCCAGATAAATTCGAACTCTCGCTGACAAGTAAGACCGAAGTCTTGGACGCCACTGCTGGGCTAAGCGAAGCCGAAGTCTACCTCAACCGGGCTGGAAAGCTAGCTCGTCAGGGACTTTTGGAAGCACGCAGATCTGTACGGGCTCTACGCGCTCAAGCGCTTGAGACTGACACGCTGCCTAAAGCTCTTAAAACCGCTATCCAAGAAATGACTCTAGATAGTGCTATGCAAGCTGAGTTTACTCTAATAGGCACTCCCTACGATCTCCCTGAAGATATTCAAACTAATATCCTACGTATCGGCCAGGAGGCGCTAACTAATGCCCTGCGGCATGCTCAGGCCCAGCATTTTTCTCTTACTTTACAGTTCGAGCCACATCGAATACAGCTGCGTATTGCCGACGACGGCCAAGGCTGTGAAATCGAGCCTTTCTCCAATCTTGAAAGTTTTGGCCTAATTGGTATGCGTGAGCGAGTGCTGTACTTTGACGGAGAGTTTACGTTTGATAGCGCCCCTGGAAAGGGCACAGTCATCAATATTGTAATTCCAGTGCATAGAGCTGGTACTTGA
- the aroC gene encoding chorismate synthase: MGNSFGQLFRITTFGESHGGGVGVTIDGCPPLLEISAEEIQKDLDRRRPGQSRITTPRKETDTCEILSGVFEGKTTGTPISILVRNKDARSQDYDEMAKKYRPSHADATYDAKYGIRNWQGGGRSSARETIGRVAAGAIARKILLQAAGVEIIGYVKRIQDIEAPLDPDTVTLEQVESNIVRCPNQEVAELMIERIDQIRKAGDSIGGVVECVARHVPKGLGEPVFDKLTADLAKAAMSLPATKGFEMGSGFAGTFLTGSQHNDEMYRGEDGTFRTRTNRAGGTQGGISNGENLVLRVAFKPTATIRKEQKTVDTTGQETTLAGKGRHDPCVLPRAVPMVEAMVALVLCDHLMRQQAQCGTLQVC; this comes from the coding sequence ATGGGTAATTCTTTCGGACAGCTTTTTCGGATTACGACGTTTGGCGAATCCCACGGGGGTGGGGTGGGTGTGACGATTGATGGCTGTCCGCCGCTGCTAGAAATCTCAGCTGAGGAGATTCAAAAGGATCTCGATCGGCGGCGTCCAGGACAGAGCCGAATCACAACCCCTAGAAAAGAAACCGATACCTGCGAAATCTTATCTGGTGTGTTTGAAGGTAAGACGACAGGCACACCGATTTCGATCTTGGTACGAAATAAGGATGCTAGATCGCAGGACTATGACGAGATGGCGAAGAAGTATCGACCTTCTCATGCGGATGCAACCTACGACGCTAAGTATGGCATTCGTAACTGGCAGGGGGGGGGACGGTCTTCGGCAAGAGAGACCATTGGCCGAGTAGCCGCTGGCGCGATCGCTCGCAAAATTCTACTGCAGGCTGCCGGCGTCGAGATTATTGGCTACGTTAAGCGCATCCAGGACATTGAAGCCCCGCTTGATCCGGATACAGTGACCTTAGAGCAAGTAGAAAGTAATATTGTCCGCTGTCCAAATCAGGAGGTGGCCGAGCTGATGATTGAGCGGATCGACCAGATCCGCAAAGCAGGCGATTCAATTGGCGGTGTAGTTGAATGTGTTGCTCGCCATGTGCCTAAAGGACTGGGTGAACCCGTCTTCGATAAGCTCACAGCGGATTTGGCCAAAGCTGCAATGTCTTTACCTGCTACCAAGGGTTTTGAAATGGGTTCAGGATTCGCAGGTACTTTTTTGACAGGTAGCCAGCACAACGACGAAATGTATCGGGGAGAAGATGGGACTTTTCGCACCCGTACAAATAGAGCGGGCGGCACCCAAGGTGGAATCTCTAACGGAGAGAACCTGGTGCTGCGTGTTGCCTTTAAACCGACAGCCACCATCCGCAAAGAACAAAAAACGGTAGACACTACAGGTCAAGAAACTACACTAGCAGGCAAAGGACGGCACGATCCCTGTGTTCTGCCAAGAGCGGTACCAATGGTAGAAGCAATGGTGGCACTGGTTTTGTGCGATCATCTGATGCGACAGCAGGCGCAGTGCGGTACGCTGCAGGTCTGCTAG
- a CDS encoding ABC transporter ATP-binding protein, whose amino-acid sequence MQKFLRILSYYQDYWLITLFTAAIISFFQLIDLFVPYATGQILNIISQQSVDVALQRVIDRIAIALNQSATPQFSVWVLVALIGMSSILLAPLQPLTGGWFSWDTAFRARRHHAEAALKKILTLPLEFYDENNPGRIAARVAKGLSNFTWTYPGLVAMLIPKVVRIVGVFMIIALIDWRIGMLVLLSVAGILFYSLWGLKALSAKEEKLDKYIEDTDSRNSEIITNIKTVKAFGNELTELHRQTQRLDREFKVLDYRIHRGYTILSAYQRSFVQSCMFVVLAISLWLTLNNKISIGHFVTTLTIASMAYAEVDPICDLAEMFARRYAPMARFQEFTALPPGRDAGAILPNDLDYRFTGKVHFHQMTFGYNTENPVLKNINLLIEPHQTVALVGRSGSGKSTLVKLLFRYFEPDSGNILIDGIDIRQLDISSYRKRLAIVHQEVDIFNGTLLDNLLYGNPTATFEQVTSACKIAQAHDFIQQLPKGYSTTVGERGVRLSGGQRQRVGIARALIVDPDVLVFDEATSSLDYESERAIQLAMRSLFGTRTLIIIAHRLSTVREADQIVVLDQGHISQMGNHQALIAEDGLYQKLDQLQAGNDLID is encoded by the coding sequence ATGCAAAAGTTTCTTAGAATCCTGAGTTACTACCAGGATTATTGGCTTATTACGCTTTTTACTGCGGCAATTATCAGCTTTTTCCAACTAATTGATCTGTTCGTTCCCTATGCGACTGGTCAAATTTTGAATATTATCTCTCAGCAATCGGTGGATGTTGCTTTGCAAAGGGTGATTGATCGGATTGCGATCGCCCTCAACCAATCAGCCACGCCTCAATTTTCTGTGTGGGTACTTGTCGCTTTGATCGGCATGTCATCGATTCTGCTTGCCCCACTCCAACCGCTAACAGGGGGCTGGTTTAGCTGGGATACTGCCTTTAGAGCCCGTCGTCATCACGCTGAAGCTGCGCTTAAGAAGATTCTGACACTGCCGCTCGAATTCTACGACGAAAACAACCCTGGCCGGATTGCTGCAAGAGTCGCGAAAGGGCTCTCTAACTTCACCTGGACCTATCCAGGTTTAGTAGCAATGCTCATACCCAAGGTTGTCCGAATTGTCGGTGTATTTATGATCATCGCTTTGATCGACTGGCGAATTGGCATGCTTGTGCTGCTGTCGGTGGCAGGGATTTTGTTCTACAGCCTTTGGGGACTAAAGGCATTATCCGCTAAGGAAGAAAAACTCGATAAATACATTGAAGATACCGATAGCCGAAATTCTGAAATCATCACCAACATCAAAACCGTTAAGGCCTTTGGAAATGAACTCACAGAACTACATCGCCAGACCCAACGATTAGATCGCGAGTTTAAAGTGCTCGACTATCGTATTCATAGAGGCTACACCATCCTTAGTGCCTACCAGCGAAGCTTTGTGCAGAGCTGTATGTTTGTTGTACTTGCAATCAGTCTATGGCTTACTCTCAACAACAAGATTTCTATTGGTCACTTTGTTACTACTTTGACCATCGCTAGTATGGCCTATGCTGAAGTCGATCCTATCTGTGACTTAGCAGAGATGTTTGCCCGTCGATATGCACCGATGGCACGCTTCCAGGAATTCACTGCTTTGCCACCGGGGCGGGATGCGGGCGCGATCTTGCCCAACGATCTTGACTATCGCTTCACAGGCAAGGTGCATTTTCACCAAATGACTTTTGGCTACAATACTGAAAATCCAGTGCTGAAAAACATCAATCTACTGATTGAGCCTCATCAGACCGTTGCGTTAGTTGGGCGCTCTGGCTCCGGCAAATCTACGTTAGTAAAACTGTTGTTTCGCTACTTTGAACCTGATAGCGGCAATATTCTGATCGATGGCATCGATATTCGACAGCTTGATATCAGCAGCTATCGTAAGCGGCTGGCAATTGTCCATCAAGAAGTTGATATCTTCAATGGTACGCTACTAGACAACTTACTCTATGGCAATCCTACAGCCACTTTCGAACAAGTGACGTCAGCTTGCAAGATTGCGCAAGCGCATGACTTCATTCAACAGCTTCCAAAAGGATATTCTACGACTGTTGGTGAACGTGGCGTTCGGCTATCTGGTGGACAAAGACAGCGTGTAGGAATTGCGAGAGCACTGATTGTTGACCCAGACGTGTTGGTATTTGACGAAGCAACTTCTAGTTTGGACTACGAGTCTGAACGGGCCATTCAATTAGCGATGCGATCGCTTTTCGGCACCCGTACTCTCATTATTATCGCTCACCGGCTCAGCACTGTCCGGGAAGCTGACCAGATTGTGGTTCTTGACCAAGGACATATTAGCCAAATGGGTAATCATCAAGCGCTGATTGCAGAAGACGGACTCTATCAGAAGCTAGATCAGCTCCAAGCTGGCAATGACTTGATCGATTAA
- a CDS encoding DUF4922 domain-containing protein — MNQTAQRSTWAPGSLWQKLKAQTQHGLATGALQSIETEAERIEDGGVRFLVRVLTNLSRKEKARKQQGKTAPVNPFLPYEQDLYVTDISKTHACLLNKFNVVNHHFLIVTHAYEPQENWLTLADFEALDKCLGEVDGLGFFNGGKVAGASQPHKHLQVVPLADMELPIETAIAHALAQAENEAIVRSPLLPFEHAIICLNPPSSDANYPTEPGSQSHCLLGYYQRLLNSVGIHSPNGWKGTQTAAYNLLCTREWMMVVPRAQEEYAGISVNSLGFAGSLLVKNKTELEKLKQLGPIQLLREVGITNDEAGNQE, encoded by the coding sequence GTGAATCAGACAGCACAGAGATCTACATGGGCGCCGGGCAGCCTTTGGCAGAAGCTGAAGGCGCAAACTCAGCATGGTTTAGCGACAGGAGCGCTGCAATCGATTGAAACAGAGGCCGAACGGATAGAGGATGGCGGAGTCCGGTTTTTGGTCCGAGTGCTGACAAATTTATCCCGTAAAGAGAAAGCTCGAAAGCAACAGGGAAAGACTGCGCCTGTCAATCCGTTTTTGCCATACGAACAAGATTTGTATGTGACAGATATCTCAAAAACGCATGCTTGTTTGTTGAATAAGTTTAACGTCGTGAATCATCACTTTTTGATCGTGACGCATGCGTATGAGCCCCAAGAGAACTGGTTGACGCTTGCAGACTTTGAAGCACTAGATAAATGCCTAGGTGAAGTGGATGGACTGGGCTTTTTTAATGGGGGAAAAGTTGCTGGGGCGAGTCAGCCACACAAGCATCTACAGGTGGTACCCCTAGCAGATATGGAGCTGCCGATCGAGACAGCAATAGCTCACGCGCTTGCTCAAGCAGAGAATGAGGCGATCGTGCGATCGCCCTTGCTGCCTTTTGAACATGCGATCATCTGCCTAAATCCTCCCTCTTCTGATGCTAATTATCCTACCGAGCCCGGTAGTCAGTCTCATTGTCTTCTAGGCTACTATCAAAGACTACTCAATTCAGTTGGCATTCACAGTCCCAATGGTTGGAAAGGGACTCAAACAGCAGCCTATAATCTGCTTTGTACCCGTGAATGGATGATGGTCGTTCCACGCGCTCAAGAAGAATATGCCGGCATTTCGGTCAATTCTTTAGGGTTTGCTGGTTCGCTGCTAGTTAAGAACAAAACGGAACTAGAAAAACTTAAACAGCTAGGCCCAATACAACTGTTAAGAGAAGTAGGAATAACGAATGATGAAGCAGGAAATCAGGAATAA